A window of Thiovulum sp. ES genomic DNA:
ACTTCAACTTTTATAAATCCGTCACTTAAAAGAGTTCCAGAAAGAACCTCATCTCCAACTTGTTTTGAAATCGCATCACTTTCTCCCGTAATTGTTGCTTCATCAAGAACTCCATTTCCGTCAATAATTTTTCCATCGACTCCGACTCTTTCACCAGTTTTAATAACAACAACATCTCCAATTTTCAACTCTTTCACTGAAACTCGTGTTCCGTCCAAAAGCTCTACTTCTGTTGGTCTGTATTTGCCGATGAGGTCTAGGCTTTGTGAAATTCCCCTTTTTGAAAGAAGTTCTAAAAATTTTCCAATTAGAATAAATGTGATAATCATTGCGACCGAATCGAAGTAGGCTTCTCCAAGTTCAAAAACAGTTATGTAGATCGAGTAAATGTAAGTTAGCAAAGCCCCAGATGCCACCAAAATATCCATATTTACAACACGATTTTTCAATCCGTAATATGAGCCTTTGAAAAAAATCCAACCCGAATAGAATAGAACTGGTGTAGCTAAAATCCATTCTGCCACATTTAGAATAGTTTTGATTTCCTGTTCAATTCCCGTGAAATATCCCGTGTAAAGTGCAATTGCAATCCACATGATATTCATCACCCCGAAAATCCCAACAGCTAATCTCATGTAGTAGTCTCGTCGTTCTTTGTCCAATTTTTCACCCTGCTCACTTGCCTTGAATGGAGAAGCATCGTATCCGATTGAACGAATTGTGTCTATGATTTTTGAGAGTGGAATTTCCGACTTGTTAAAAACTATTTTTGCTCGATTTGTCGAAAAATTTATATTTGCTTCGATGATTCCGTCGGTTTCGTATAAAATTTGTTCATTCAACCAAACACAAGCCGAGCAGTGAATTCCCTCAATATGAAGTGAGACTTGAAAATTTCCATTCGGCAACTCTTTTACAAATTCATCATAAAAACTTTGTGAGTCGAAAGTCCCACTATCTACTAAATTCTCTTTTGGTGGTGCTAGTTGCTTCTCCCCAACTTTTGAGTAGTAGCTTCCCAAATCCTTACTATTTATTAAGTGATAGACACCTTGGCAACCTCCACAACAGAAATTGAGATCGCCATCTTTTATCATATGCTGTTCAGGAAATTCCAAATTGCAATGAGAACATGAAACATTCATATTTTAACTTTCAAATTTTTTGTAAATCCTACCATTTTAAAATTGTTAATTGTCCTGAAACAAGTTCAGGACTATTTAAGCATGAAGTGGGAATTATTAAAGCAATAAGCCCAAGTTGTCATTTCCGTGCCTGACACGGGAATCTTCACCATTTTGAGAAGATTGTCGGATCAAGTCCGATCTGACAATCCTCTAAAAAATGACAAATTAGACTTTTATGCTTAAAACTGTTTGAAAAAAACGGAATCGATACCTAAACAAATTCGGCACAAGCACTTTAGTCTCGTTTTACACAATGCAGGACTAAAGTCATAATTCTGAAATAAAAACTCTGTGTGTCAAAAATCCTTACTATTTATTAAGTGATAGACACCTTGACAACCTCCACAACAGAAATTGAGATCATCTTTTATCATATGCTCTTCTGGAAATTCCAAATGGCAATGCGAACAGGAAACATGCATTCTGCACCTCCGATTTTTCTAAATCTCATCATTTTAAGTACGATTTTTAATTTTTATTTGAAAGATAATGAATTGAGCTGAAATGAATTTGGCACAATAGTCGGATACCGTTTCATGCACGGCACAAACTTGATCCGACAGTCTTCAGCAAATTAAGAATGAATAAAAAGTTTAATTAAAGAATTATGAAAATTTGCCACTTGAGTTGATGGAATTTATTTCCAATTTCCAAACAAAACTCTTTTCCCGATGAGATCGGTCTCCAAATTCCATTTTCATCTCGGAATTGCAATCCTTTTTTCTCTAAAATCAAGTTGATTTCTGCTCCAGACATTCCCGTCATTTTTCCAAGTTCCGTCGGTAAAAAATATGAGTTTTCAAAATTCTTTCCAAGTTTTTCAAGTAGAGATTCATCGGTTTGATTTTTGTGCAAAGTATCAAGTTCAATTTGTCCGATTAGATTCAATTGTCAAAATTTGGATTCCAACTTCAACAATTTCTAAACTTTTTTGCGGAGTCAATTTTTCAGTTTCAATTTTTTTCTCAATCGAATACGAACCAGTTTTACGAATTTCTGGTAGGACTTCACGAGTTACCCACTTTTTAAAATCTTTTGCATTTGGTAATTTTGAGCCGAGAATAGAAGTGTAAAGTCCCCATTCATTGATAATTGATAAAAGTCCTTGATTTCCAAAAAATTCATCTGGAATAAACGAAGCACTTTTACGGGGGATCGTTTTATTTTCGTCGTCATCAAGTCTTTCAACCATTTTATTTGTTCGGCTGTATCCCAAAATATCGGAAATCTGTTTTGCAATAAACCAAATTCCACCATTTTCA
This region includes:
- a CDS encoding prophage antirepressor (PFAM: BRO family, N-terminal domain) — encoded protein: MNIISKENILNFDFHSNNISVFLDENGGIWFIAKQISDILGYSRTNKMVERLDDDENKTIPRKSASFIPDEFFGNQGLLSIINEWGLYTSILGSKLPNAKDFKKWVTREVLPEIRKTGSYSIEKKIETEKLTPQKSLEIVEVGIQILTIESNRTN